A genomic window from Acidobacteriota bacterium includes:
- a CDS encoding 3-deoxy-7-phosphoheptulonate synthase class II has protein sequence MAKWSPDSWKSKPAGQQPVYPDQGNLTATVEQLASLPPLVTSWEIERLRAQLADAAVGKRFLLQGGACAERFDQCNASIITNKIKILLQMSLVLTFGLKRQIIRVGRFAGQYAKPRSSDSEERNGVTLPSYRGEIVNGPEFTAEARTPNPRRMLIGYEHAALTLNFIRSLVDGGFADLHHPEYWDLDFVNHSPRAKEYQELVAHLSDSLRFMETLAGIQAGEISRVDFFTSHEALLLPYEQAVTRQVPRREGWYNLGTHLPWVGLRTAEVDGAHVDYFRGIRNPIGVKVGPSMTPEWLLDLLDILDPDIEPGRITLIHRMGYDKVAQRLPPLIEAVQRAGRLVLWCCDPMHGNTEKTASGRKTRKFDNILSELEQSFDIHAQLESYLGGVHFELSGDNVTECIGGARGLSEVDLDRAYESRVDPRLNYEQALEMAILIGRKVEKMNGNS, from the coding sequence ATGGCGAAATGGTCACCCGATTCGTGGAAGAGCAAGCCTGCGGGACAGCAGCCGGTCTACCCGGACCAGGGAAACCTAACGGCCACCGTCGAGCAGCTTGCATCTCTTCCGCCGCTCGTCACCTCGTGGGAGATCGAACGGCTGCGAGCCCAGCTCGCCGACGCGGCTGTCGGCAAGCGATTCCTGCTCCAGGGAGGCGCCTGCGCGGAGCGATTCGATCAGTGCAACGCCAGCATCATCACCAATAAGATCAAGATTCTCTTGCAGATGAGCCTGGTGCTGACCTTCGGGCTCAAACGCCAGATCATCCGGGTCGGGCGATTCGCCGGCCAGTACGCGAAACCCAGAAGTTCTGACAGCGAAGAGCGAAACGGCGTCACGCTGCCGAGCTATCGGGGCGAGATCGTCAACGGACCGGAATTCACCGCCGAAGCTCGGACGCCCAATCCCAGGCGAATGCTTATCGGCTATGAGCACGCCGCCCTGACCCTCAACTTCATTCGTTCGTTGGTGGATGGCGGTTTCGCTGATCTTCACCATCCCGAGTATTGGGACCTCGATTTCGTCAATCACTCTCCGCGAGCCAAGGAATACCAGGAGTTGGTGGCCCATCTTTCCGACTCGCTTCGTTTCATGGAAACGCTGGCGGGGATCCAGGCCGGGGAGATCAGTCGGGTCGATTTCTTCACCAGCCACGAAGCGCTGCTCCTGCCCTATGAGCAGGCGGTGACGCGCCAAGTGCCGCGGCGGGAGGGCTGGTACAACCTCGGCACCCATCTACCCTGGGTCGGACTGCGGACTGCGGAGGTCGACGGCGCGCACGTCGATTATTTTCGCGGCATCCGCAATCCGATCGGCGTGAAGGTCGGCCCGTCGATGACGCCGGAATGGCTTTTGGATTTGCTCGACATCCTCGATCCGGATATCGAACCGGGTCGTATCACGCTGATTCATCGCATGGGATACGACAAGGTGGCGCAAAGGCTCCCGCCCTTGATCGAGGCGGTTCAGCGAGCGGGACGGCTGGTCCTGTGGTGCTGCGACCCGATGCACGGCAACACCGAGAAGACGGCAAGCGGCCGCAAGACCAGGAAGTTCGACAACATTCTTTCCGAGCTCGAACAGAGCTTCGACATCCATGCTCAACTCGAGTCCTATCTGGGCGGCGTTCATTTCGAGCTCTCGGGTGACAACGTCACCGAGTGCATCGGTGGGGCCCGAGGACTCTCGGAGGTCGATCTCGACCGCGCCTACGAATCGAGGGTCGACCCGAGGTTGAACTACGAACAGGCGCTGGAAATGGCGATCCTGATCGGTCGAAAGGTCGAGAAGATGAACGGCAATTCCTGA
- a CDS encoding FtsX-like permease family protein — protein MNLELELALRFLRRRTGVLLRGTSLAAFISVAVAVAALVITLALMNGYSSAIATALQRGNAHMVGFALGSLEPGEAHDLSLQIAEEDGVVRATPVTYLTGLLDDPAEPTSPIPVTLKAVADPPSYTGFEHWPKGDGLVAVLGERLSQKVGLGTGDTALVRLPPAGNSWILPALRLQVVGTFSLAFAEFDEQWITIPLADTLLLLPDTAVAGIEIELTDPMAVGEAREKLSDLDPRLLFTDWQEMNSSLFAAHRWLTLSLFVVLSLVIAVASFQVSSALVVLAIDKQRSSGMLQALGATPARIRRILVYSGLLLGGAGVVGGIVFGCVVSWIMTATRAVRFPPDLARVYMVDSIPLIPTTLHIVAIAAVGFLIVLLSSFWPAWKTSRQDPVSSLRAA, from the coding sequence GTGAACCTGGAGCTCGAGCTCGCCCTGCGCTTTCTCCGCCGGCGGACCGGGGTGCTGCTTCGCGGGACCTCCCTGGCGGCCTTCATCAGCGTTGCCGTCGCCGTCGCGGCGCTGGTGATCACACTGGCCCTGATGAATGGCTACTCGAGTGCGATCGCAACTGCCCTCCAACGTGGGAACGCGCACATGGTCGGATTCGCCCTCGGTTCGCTGGAGCCCGGAGAGGCCCATGACCTTTCCCTGCAAATCGCCGAGGAGGATGGAGTCGTGCGGGCAACTCCGGTCACCTATCTGACGGGTCTCCTGGACGACCCCGCAGAACCCACCAGTCCGATCCCCGTCACCCTCAAGGCGGTGGCTGACCCACCCTCCTACACCGGCTTCGAACACTGGCCGAAAGGCGACGGCCTGGTTGCAGTCCTTGGCGAGCGACTGTCACAGAAGGTGGGACTCGGGACCGGAGACACCGCGCTTGTTCGGCTCCCTCCCGCGGGAAACTCCTGGATTCTGCCCGCCCTCCGTCTCCAGGTGGTGGGAACTTTCAGTCTCGCATTCGCTGAGTTCGACGAACAATGGATCACGATCCCGCTGGCGGACACCCTGTTGTTGCTGCCGGATACGGCTGTTGCCGGGATCGAGATCGAGCTCACCGACCCGATGGCTGTGGGTGAGGCCAGGGAGAAACTCAGCGACCTCGACCCTCGTCTACTGTTCACCGACTGGCAGGAGATGAACAGCTCTCTTTTCGCCGCCCACCGATGGCTGACTCTGTCCCTTTTCGTGGTCCTCAGCCTGGTCATAGCGGTGGCCTCGTTTCAGGTCAGCTCAGCGCTGGTGGTACTCGCCATCGACAAGCAGCGCTCCTCGGGGATGCTGCAGGCGCTGGGGGCCACGCCCGCACGCATTCGCCGTATCCTGGTCTATTCGGGTCTTCTGCTCGGTGGCGCCGGCGTCGTCGGTGGCATCGTTTTCGGATGTGTCGTCAGCTGGATCATGACGGCCACCAGAGCAGTCCGGTTTCCACCGGACCTCGCACGTGTCTACATGGTCGATTCGATTCCCCTGATCCCAACCACCCTCCACATCGTGGCTATCGCCGCCGTCGGCTTTCTAATCGTATTATTGTCCTCGTTCTGGCCAGCCTGGAAGACTTCTCGTCAAGACCCGGTCTCTTCGCTGCGCGCAGCGTAA
- a CDS encoding MarR family winged helix-turn-helix transcriptional regulator: MAESFTLADIQAQRLREIIRALVRRFSLAERADMNCCGMTVAQAATLDALSDGAMRLRDLGNRLGIAPSTLSRNLARLEERGLIEKEPDPVDGRAQTVALTAAGETAAGDVRRQEQAFARSVLDCLPLSTASETLSVLEDLLLAVRGATEACCPGAYDHLMPTVNSCSPGGSDE; the protein is encoded by the coding sequence ATGGCTGAATCCTTCACACTGGCAGACATCCAGGCACAGCGGCTGCGCGAGATCATCCGTGCTCTCGTCCGCCGCTTTTCCCTCGCCGAGCGGGCCGACATGAACTGTTGCGGCATGACGGTCGCCCAGGCTGCCACCCTCGACGCGCTGTCCGACGGCGCAATGAGGCTGCGTGACCTCGGAAACCGGCTCGGCATCGCTCCCAGCACGTTGAGCCGCAACCTCGCTCGCCTCGAAGAGCGCGGGTTGATTGAGAAAGAACCGGATCCGGTCGACGGCCGCGCCCAGACGGTCGCTCTTACCGCAGCGGGTGAGACGGCTGCAGGAGACGTCAGGCGGCAGGAGCAGGCATTCGCCCGTTCTGTTCTCGATTGCCTGCCGCTGAGCACGGCATCCGAAACGCTGTCGGTGCTCGAGGATCTGCTATTGGCGGTACGAGGCGCGACCGAAGCGTGTTGCCCCGGCGCCTACGACCACCTCATGCCCACGGTAAATTCCTGTTCCCCAGGAGGAAGCGATGAGTGA
- a CDS encoding GYD domain-containing protein: MPRFVLMTRLAPESLKDADVRRAMGRAWLKKVEAACPEVDWVAHYAILGPYDFMDVYDAPSIETAHKVSLITRAEGAVSAESWQALEYDDFLKLLEEVEP, from the coding sequence ATGCCGCGATTCGTCCTCATGACCCGTCTCGCTCCGGAGAGCCTGAAGGACGCAGATGTGCGTCGCGCCATGGGTAGGGCGTGGCTGAAGAAGGTCGAAGCCGCCTGTCCTGAGGTCGATTGGGTGGCACACTACGCCATCCTGGGCCCGTATGACTTCATGGACGTCTACGATGCTCCGTCGATCGAAACGGCCCACAAGGTCTCGCTGATCACCCGGGCCGAGGGAGCGGTCTCGGCCGAGAGTTGGCAGGCGCTGGAGTACGACGACTTCCTGAAATTGCTCGAAGAAGTCGAACCCTGA
- a CDS encoding M23 family metallopeptidase, which produces MYEIQLHPADIRKQVRYYFLSRKGFRRLVALGVVLALVLVAGIVLAPLGIQSLLLTGKLHSLSQQHALQHEILDQRIMTLDRLDREVAQARALQQQMSLILGSPQGSEGPGGYPEPNPGDLLLPETQIAVRRGLKLDSDTKALLTLADELASFARSNADLSLAVPSICPLPIGSFVLTSPFGNRTSPFTNTVDFHSGIDLAAREGTPVLASGGGRVVFAGRYPLRRNVRWWRYGNVVVAAHGDRYLTIYAHLHEISVRRGATLRRGEELGTVGNTGWSTSPHLHYEVRVRTEGDEEPVPVDPRIYILNYQWTGHEELLIQARTAPPPAFDPLPSRMRGR; this is translated from the coding sequence ATGTACGAGATTCAACTCCACCCGGCGGACATTCGCAAGCAGGTCCGCTATTACTTTCTGAGCCGAAAGGGCTTTCGTCGCCTTGTCGCGCTCGGTGTCGTGCTGGCCCTCGTGTTGGTGGCAGGCATTGTGCTCGCTCCCCTCGGGATCCAGTCACTCCTTTTGACCGGCAAGCTCCACTCGTTGAGCCAACAGCATGCACTCCAGCACGAAATCCTCGACCAACGAATCATGACTCTGGATCGATTGGACCGAGAGGTTGCTCAGGCTCGGGCACTGCAGCAACAAATGAGCCTGATCCTCGGCTCACCGCAAGGATCCGAAGGTCCGGGAGGGTACCCCGAGCCAAACCCCGGCGATCTGCTTCTGCCCGAGACGCAGATTGCGGTCCGCCGCGGACTCAAACTCGATTCGGACACCAAGGCCCTTCTGACCCTGGCGGATGAGCTGGCGAGCTTCGCCCGTTCGAACGCCGATCTGTCGCTCGCCGTGCCGTCCATTTGTCCCCTGCCGATCGGCTCCTTCGTCCTCACCTCGCCATTCGGCAATCGTACATCTCCTTTCACGAACACAGTCGACTTCCATTCGGGCATCGACCTTGCCGCTCGTGAGGGCACACCGGTGCTTGCGTCGGGCGGCGGCCGGGTGGTATTTGCGGGTCGATATCCGTTGCGCAGGAATGTGCGCTGGTGGCGATACGGCAACGTTGTCGTCGCCGCCCACGGCGACCGATATCTCACCATTTACGCCCACCTGCATGAAATTTCGGTGCGGCGAGGCGCGACGTTGCGAAGGGGTGAAGAGTTGGGCACCGTCGGAAATACCGGATGGAGCACATCACCTCATCTCCACTACGAAGTCCGGGTGAGGACCGAGGGCGATGAGGAGCCGGTGCCCGTGGATCCACGCATCTATATCCTCAATTACCAGTGGACCGGTCACGAGGAACTTCTGATCCAGGCGCGCACCGCACCGCCGCCGGCGTTTGACCCGCTGCCATCGCGGATGCGAGGGAGATAA
- a CDS encoding M20/M25/M40 family metallo-hydrolase, whose product MRHIWVFALVSVLSFIIPAVSAEETVDLDAVTKIRDQGFRHSKVMDYAWHLTEGVGPRLTGTPQELEAHEWAKGAFAELGMDAWVEDYDFGRGWVVDRVQVRMTSPYIQPLEALPQAWTPGTDGTVRGQVVRATLESEEDLEKWTGKLAGKIVLLEDAAEPKQIDSQLFKRWNDEGLEELSKYDIPSERRSQWRKRMLKRFTFWKRYATFLEDEGVVATIEPSSRDNGLVRVTGNRSNRESERPLGVAGLVMTTEHYNRLIRMLDREIEPEIEIDVEVRWFEEPGKAYNTIAELGGSDLAGETVMVGGHLDSWHSGTGATDNGGNCAVVMEALRILKDAGLQPRRTIRVGLWSGEEQGYLGSREYIERHLATRPEHTDPEQLALPEFAREQTWPIQPTAEHAKVSAYFNIDNGGGRIRGIYAQENAGVVPIFRAWLEPFADVGADTVTMENTGGTDHQPFDWVGIPGFQFIQDGMDYMGRTHHSNVDTYDHLDGDDLKQSAVVLASFLWHAANRDELLPRKPMPTKPEE is encoded by the coding sequence ATGCGCCATATCTGGGTTTTCGCTCTCGTCTCTGTTTTGTCTTTCATCATTCCCGCCGTTTCGGCAGAAGAAACCGTCGATCTCGATGCCGTCACGAAGATCCGAGACCAGGGTTTTCGCCACTCGAAGGTCATGGATTATGCGTGGCACCTGACCGAGGGAGTCGGTCCGCGACTCACCGGGACGCCTCAGGAACTCGAGGCCCATGAGTGGGCCAAGGGTGCGTTCGCCGAGTTGGGGATGGATGCCTGGGTCGAGGACTATGACTTCGGTCGTGGCTGGGTCGTGGATCGGGTTCAGGTTCGGATGACGAGCCCTTACATCCAGCCCCTCGAGGCCTTGCCCCAGGCGTGGACTCCGGGAACCGATGGAACGGTCCGTGGGCAAGTGGTCCGCGCAACCCTCGAATCCGAGGAGGATCTCGAGAAATGGACCGGCAAGCTGGCGGGCAAAATCGTGCTGCTGGAAGATGCCGCCGAACCGAAGCAAATCGATTCCCAGCTCTTCAAGCGCTGGAATGACGAGGGACTCGAGGAGCTTTCGAAGTACGACATTCCGAGCGAGCGGCGGAGCCAATGGCGCAAGCGGATGCTCAAGCGGTTCACGTTCTGGAAGAGGTATGCGACGTTCCTCGAAGACGAGGGCGTGGTGGCGACCATCGAGCCGAGCTCCCGCGACAACGGTCTGGTCCGGGTTACCGGAAACAGGTCCAATCGCGAGAGCGAGAGACCGCTCGGGGTCGCCGGACTGGTGATGACGACCGAACATTACAACCGTCTTATTCGGATGCTGGATCGGGAAATCGAGCCGGAGATCGAGATCGACGTCGAGGTGCGTTGGTTCGAGGAGCCCGGCAAGGCATACAACACAATCGCCGAGCTGGGCGGTTCGGACCTCGCCGGCGAAACCGTGATGGTCGGCGGCCACCTCGACTCCTGGCACTCCGGCACCGGCGCCACCGACAACGGAGGCAACTGCGCGGTGGTCATGGAAGCACTGCGGATCCTCAAGGATGCGGGACTCCAACCGCGTCGAACGATCCGTGTCGGATTGTGGAGCGGCGAGGAACAGGGTTATCTCGGTTCGAGGGAGTACATCGAGCGCCACCTCGCCACGCGACCCGAGCATACCGACCCCGAACAGCTCGCTCTGCCAGAGTTCGCCCGCGAGCAGACGTGGCCCATCCAACCGACGGCTGAGCATGCCAAAGTTTCGGCGTATTTCAACATCGACAACGGCGGTGGCCGGATTCGGGGCATCTACGCCCAGGAGAACGCCGGCGTCGTGCCGATCTTCAGGGCCTGGCTCGAGCCGTTCGCAGACGTTGGAGCGGACACAGTGACGATGGAGAACACCGGCGGGACCGATCACCAGCCGTTCGATTGGGTTGGCATCCCGGGCTTTCAATTCATCCAGGACGGCATGGACTACATGGGTCGTACGCACCACTCGAACGTCGACACCTACGATCATCTCGATGGGGATGACCTGAAGCAGTCTGCAGTGGTGCTCGCCTCATTCCTCTGGCACGCGGCCAACCGCGACGAGCTGCTCCCGCGCAAACCGATGCCGACCAAGCCCGAAGAGTGA
- a CDS encoding DUF4097 domain-containing protein, producing the protein MRVRSILIAAAVCFLLAGSAAADIDIHKKHRFDASPGDTVVVDVSFHNVEVRTQPGGSVDVTVDITVKGDGSSSAKAAQDLSPVFEDQGNRLLIRSTRSKGWSWKNVKAKGQVTVLMPPDVNLLIDSSSGEAKIIGDFGNSKVTFDASSGGLMVDGAMRELHSDLSSGSIHANVTRPLAEFTADASSGSVRLEGGAALAKVDTSSGSIDVSGLTGVGKFSASSGNIKAQWDEIPPNTTVRASASSGNVTLTFPEYTKISGLVEVSSGGIHSDFPALIRGKDELKLDGGPNAIDVHVDTSSGNIKLLSN; encoded by the coding sequence ATGCGAGTACGTTCCATCTTGATCGCAGCCGCTGTGTGTTTCCTGCTGGCCGGCAGTGCCGCTGCCGACATCGATATCCATAAAAAGCACCGCTTCGACGCCAGCCCGGGAGACACGGTAGTAGTCGACGTGTCGTTCCACAATGTCGAGGTGCGCACTCAGCCCGGCGGATCGGTCGACGTGACCGTCGATATCACCGTCAAGGGCGACGGAAGTTCATCGGCCAAGGCGGCCCAGGACCTGAGTCCAGTCTTCGAAGACCAGGGCAATCGTCTCCTCATCCGCTCGACGCGCAGCAAAGGCTGGAGCTGGAAGAACGTCAAGGCGAAAGGCCAGGTGACCGTCCTGATGCCTCCTGACGTCAACCTACTCATCGACTCTTCATCTGGGGAAGCCAAGATCATCGGGGATTTCGGAAACTCCAAAGTCACGTTCGATGCCTCTTCGGGGGGCTTGATGGTCGACGGCGCAATGCGAGAGCTGCACTCAGACCTCTCGTCAGGCTCAATCCACGCCAACGTGACCCGCCCGCTGGCGGAATTCACCGCTGATGCTTCTTCGGGCTCCGTACGCCTCGAAGGCGGCGCGGCGCTGGCAAAGGTCGACACCTCGTCTGGAAGCATCGACGTTTCCGGTCTGACCGGAGTGGGGAAGTTCAGCGCGTCCTCGGGCAATATCAAGGCCCAATGGGACGAGATCCCTCCCAACACCACCGTCCGTGCAAGCGCGTCGTCCGGAAACGTGACCCTGACCTTCCCGGAATACACCAAGATCTCGGGTCTGGTAGAGGTGAGCTCCGGGGGGATTCACTCGGACTTCCCCGCCCTGATTCGGGGAAAGGACGAGCTCAAGCTCGACGGCGGACCGAACGCAATCGATGTGCACGTCGACACGTCGTCAGGAAACATCAAGTTGCTGTCGAACTGA
- the arsM gene encoding arsenite methyltransferase, translating into MSEENFQPDNIETDDESVVKKVRERYGVFATAGTSCCGPQPTSCCGNTVEIATTLGYDKVDLDLLPDGANLGLGCGAPLDHLDLELGETVLDLGSGAGIDALIAAAKVGPEGKVIGVDMTPEMLSVARKNAIAVGANQVDFREGRLEDLPVEDASVDAVTSNCVINLVPDKALVFAEIARVLRTGGRLVISDVVLDGRLPDAIRDNVLAYVGCVAGGERRERYFEMLDEAGLGDVEVLKDVDFLDMTERASPAEIISIMESEGISRNAVAGIVRSVTYRARKR; encoded by the coding sequence ATGAGTGAAGAAAATTTCCAGCCCGACAACATCGAGACCGACGACGAATCGGTGGTGAAGAAGGTGCGTGAACGATACGGAGTCTTTGCGACAGCCGGCACTTCGTGCTGCGGGCCGCAGCCAACCAGTTGCTGTGGAAACACGGTCGAGATCGCGACCACCCTCGGATACGACAAGGTCGATCTCGATCTTCTTCCTGATGGCGCCAACCTTGGACTTGGTTGCGGCGCCCCTCTCGACCATCTCGATCTGGAGCTCGGTGAGACCGTCCTTGACCTCGGTTCCGGAGCGGGCATCGACGCGCTGATCGCCGCCGCCAAGGTCGGGCCCGAGGGCAAGGTCATCGGCGTCGATATGACGCCGGAAATGCTCTCAGTTGCGCGAAAGAACGCGATAGCCGTAGGCGCCAATCAGGTCGATTTCCGCGAAGGCAGACTCGAGGACCTGCCGGTGGAAGATGCCTCCGTGGACGCCGTGACCAGCAATTGCGTCATCAATCTGGTGCCGGACAAGGCGCTTGTCTTCGCCGAGATCGCCCGTGTGCTTCGCACCGGCGGTCGGCTGGTGATTTCCGACGTCGTGCTCGACGGCAGACTGCCGGACGCCATCCGTGACAACGTGCTCGCGTACGTGGGATGTGTGGCCGGCGGCGAACGCAGGGAACGGTACTTCGAGATGCTCGATGAGGCGGGTCTTGGCGACGTCGAGGTCCTCAAAGATGTCGATTTCCTCGACATGACTGAAAGGGCATCCCCGGCAGAGATCATCTCGATCATGGAATCGGAGGGGATATCGAGGAACGCGGTTGCGGGGATCGTGCGGTCGGTGACCTATCGCGCCCGAAAACGTTAG
- the gcvT gene encoding glycine cleavage system aminomethyltransferase GcvT produces the protein MSKSGSAAKTPLHDEHIAAGGRMVEFAGYEMPVQYAGLTEEHHAVRQRAGLFDVSHMGEIVVRGPAALEFVQKVSCNDHQKMTVGRAQYTGLMYPEGTFVDDVLVHKTADDEFLLVVNAANRVKDFAYLTEVAGGMDGVAVEDLSDIYAQIAVQGPLAQQILQPLTEENLGELKYYRFTNGEVAGASAIIARTGYTGEDGFEVYIAPSAAPGLWRSLLREGAPHGLQPAGLGARDTLRFEAGMCLYGHEIDHTTTPLEANLGWIVKLGKGDFIGRDVLERQKEEGIERKLVGFELRERGIARHGYPVFLHEDDSEPAGVVTSGTQSPTLGKALGLAYLPIEATKVGTEFFVRIRKRIVPARVVEVPFYSRKKE, from the coding sequence ATGAGCAAGTCCGGTTCGGCGGCAAAAACACCCCTTCATGACGAACACATCGCAGCTGGCGGCAGGATGGTCGAGTTCGCCGGTTACGAGATGCCGGTTCAATATGCGGGCCTCACCGAAGAACATCACGCCGTGCGTCAGCGGGCAGGGCTATTCGACGTATCCCACATGGGCGAGATCGTGGTTCGGGGACCTGCCGCGCTCGAATTCGTGCAGAAGGTTTCGTGCAATGACCACCAGAAAATGACAGTCGGTCGCGCCCAGTACACCGGCCTGATGTATCCGGAGGGAACATTCGTTGACGACGTGCTGGTGCACAAGACGGCCGATGACGAGTTCCTCCTGGTGGTCAACGCCGCCAACCGTGTCAAGGACTTTGCCTATTTGACCGAGGTGGCCGGCGGGATGGATGGGGTCGCCGTAGAGGATCTTTCCGACATCTACGCTCAGATCGCCGTTCAGGGACCGCTCGCTCAGCAGATCCTGCAACCCCTCACCGAAGAGAACCTCGGCGAGCTCAAGTACTACCGTTTCACCAACGGTGAAGTGGCCGGAGCGAGCGCCATCATCGCCCGGACCGGTTACACGGGTGAGGACGGCTTCGAGGTCTATATTGCTCCCTCGGCCGCTCCGGGCCTGTGGCGTTCGCTTTTGAGGGAGGGCGCGCCGCACGGCTTGCAGCCGGCCGGTCTCGGCGCTCGTGACACCCTCAGGTTCGAGGCCGGAATGTGTCTCTACGGCCACGAGATCGACCACACTACGACACCGCTCGAAGCCAACCTCGGTTGGATCGTCAAGCTCGGCAAGGGTGATTTCATCGGTCGAGATGTTCTCGAACGTCAGAAAGAGGAGGGCATCGAGCGAAAGCTGGTCGGATTTGAGTTGCGCGAGCGAGGCATCGCCAGACACGGCTACCCGGTGTTTTTGCACGAGGACGACTCGGAACCGGCTGGCGTTGTCACCTCCGGAACGCAATCCCCGACCCTCGGTAAGGCCCTCGGGCTGGCCTATCTTCCAATCGAGGCAACAAAGGTCGGCACGGAGTTTTTCGTTCGAATTCGCAAACGCATTGTACCGGCTCGCGTTGTCGAGGTGCCGTTCTACTCGCGGAAAAAAGAATGA
- the pyk gene encoding pyruvate kinase has translation MQQRKTKIVCTLGPATDSVDGISALIEAGMDVARLNFSHGDREAHRETIRRIREFSRNAGREIGILQDLGGPKIRVGHLPEEGVHLEAGSTVALGVGGRVADGVIPVSYPYLLEDVGVGERILLADGLAELEVREVADDRLLCDVVIGGTVTSRKGVNLPQAHLRVDAFTGKDREDLEVGIEEGVDFVALSFVRHEDDLAPVRKRLLQQSHPPLLIAKIEKPQAVERLNHILEAVDGVMVARGDLGVEMPPETVPMIQKDIIAASRRAGRPVITATQMLRSMVDSPRPLRAEASDVANAVLDGTDAVMLSEETAIGRYPTEAVGVLHRVALQAEAKIDHDQMLADSTSPLVPELTGAISRATCDLAASIGAAAIVTTTSTGSTARLVARHRPAAPILGITTSAEVARQLDLSWGVIPAVGRTIDDTLDLGDMVLEELTRHEIGKSGDRILVTAGLPLGYSDRTNLIRVLELD, from the coding sequence ATGCAGCAACGGAAAACAAAGATCGTCTGCACCCTCGGCCCGGCCACGGATTCGGTAGACGGGATCTCCGCACTGATCGAGGCCGGGATGGACGTCGCTCGTTTGAATTTCTCGCACGGTGACCGTGAAGCCCACCGCGAAACGATTCGGAGAATTCGCGAGTTCTCGCGCAACGCCGGACGGGAGATCGGCATTCTGCAGGACCTCGGTGGTCCCAAGATCCGGGTCGGACACCTCCCGGAAGAGGGTGTTCACCTCGAAGCCGGTTCAACCGTGGCGCTAGGCGTCGGGGGGCGCGTGGCGGACGGTGTCATCCCCGTCAGCTATCCGTACCTGCTCGAAGATGTGGGCGTCGGCGAACGGATCCTCCTCGCCGATGGCCTCGCCGAGCTCGAGGTCCGCGAAGTGGCGGACGACCGTCTCCTGTGTGATGTGGTCATCGGCGGTACCGTGACTTCCCGGAAGGGCGTCAACTTGCCTCAAGCACACCTTCGGGTCGATGCGTTCACCGGAAAGGACCGTGAAGATCTCGAGGTCGGGATCGAGGAGGGTGTGGATTTCGTCGCCCTCTCCTTCGTTCGGCACGAGGATGACCTCGCCCCGGTTAGGAAACGTCTTCTCCAACAGAGCCATCCGCCGCTGCTCATCGCCAAGATCGAGAAACCCCAGGCGGTGGAACGACTGAACCACATCCTCGAAGCGGTGGATGGCGTGATGGTCGCGCGAGGCGACCTCGGCGTCGAAATGCCCCCGGAGACCGTACCGATGATCCAGAAGGACATCATCGCTGCCTCTCGCCGCGCCGGGCGGCCCGTGATCACCGCCACTCAGATGCTCCGCTCGATGGTCGACAGCCCCCGCCCGCTGCGTGCCGAGGCGTCTGACGTCGCCAACGCGGTCCTCGATGGAACGGACGCCGTGATGTTGTCCGAAGAAACCGCGATCGGGCGTTATCCTACCGAAGCGGTGGGCGTCCTACATCGGGTCGCTCTGCAGGCTGAAGCGAAAATCGACCACGACCAAATGCTCGCCGACTCCACCTCACCCTTGGTGCCGGAGTTGACCGGCGCAATCAGTCGCGCGACCTGCGACCTAGCTGCCTCGATCGGTGCAGCAGCCATCGTGACCACGACCTCGACCGGCAGCACCGCACGTTTGGTCGCCCGCCACCGCCCGGCTGCGCCAATCCTCGGAATCACGACTTCCGCAGAGGTCGCTCGTCAACTCGACCTCTCCTGGGGCGTGATCCCGGCAGTCGGCAGGACGATCGACGACACCCTGGACCTCGGTGACATGGTCCTCGAAGAATTGACGAGGCATGAGATCGGCAAATCGGGTGACCGGATCCTCGTGACCGCCGGACTGCCTCTCGGATACTCGGACAGGACCAATTTAATCCGGGTCCTCGAACTCGATTGA